One part of the bacterium genome encodes these proteins:
- the flgF gene encoding flagellar basal-body rod protein FlgF, whose protein sequence is MVSGIDAAASGMIAQQYNIDVISNNLANANTAGFKELIPVFKNISDINISEKNKEEKSFSNTNKVIGTLSSGSVLDSTILDLQQGSIKKTDNNLDFAIEGKGFFAVGGNNGDCYTRNGCFSLNEEGTLVTKDGNPVLSDGGAPIKIDTNTNSINKINVTQDGKIFFDKKEVGKLKIVEFNNPEDLTAVGNALYKTSNDNIKPVESQTSRVNQGFIEGSNSNVIGTMINTISATRTYETLAKIVKTTEATLEKSVNDVGRVKE, encoded by the coding sequence ATGGTCAGTGGTATAGACGCAGCAGCATCAGGAATGATAGCACAACAATACAACATAGACGTTATTTCCAACAATCTGGCCAACGCCAATACAGCAGGCTTTAAAGAGCTTATACCAGTGTTTAAAAATATAAGCGATATAAATATAAGTGAAAAAAATAAAGAAGAAAAAAGTTTTTCGAATACAAACAAAGTTATCGGAACTTTAAGTTCAGGAAGTGTTCTTGATTCAACAATACTTGATTTACAACAGGGAAGCATAAAAAAAACAGACAATAATCTTGATTTTGCCATTGAAGGTAAAGGTTTTTTTGCTGTCGGAGGCAATAATGGAGATTGTTATACAAGGAACGGATGTTTTTCTCTTAATGAGGAAGGAACACTCGTTACAAAAGACGGAAATCCTGTTTTAAGCGATGGCGGTGCACCTATAAAGATTGATACAAACACAAACAGTATTAACAAAATAAACGTTACTCAGGACGGGAAAATATTTTTTGATAAAAAAGAAGTGGGTAAATTAAAAATAGTTGAATTTAACAACCCCGAAGATTTAACCGCAGTTGGAAATGCTTTATACAAAACTTCAAATGACAATATAAAACCTGTTGAATCCCAAACCAGTAGGGTGAATCAGGGTTTTATAGAAGGTTCAAATTCCAATGTAATAGGAACAATGATTAATACGATTTCTGCAACAAGAACCTATGAAACACTCGCAAAAATAGTAAAAACAACCGAAGCAACTCTGGAAAAATCTGTAAATGATGTAGGACGGGTAAAAGAATAA
- a CDS encoding lytic transglycosylase domain-containing protein: MDTTSIDTTIRRVQEIESRLNSLFGTNNSANTSSDQSFGNVLNNKINLDNYFNKDDSSLPNTTELPDVPEAPGAPKGEILNLIDKYSQKYNIDKNLVKAVVKQESGFNSKAVSPVGALGLMQLMPSTAKGLGVRNPFDAEQNIAGGTKYLKNLINKYDSVKLGLAAYNAGSGAVQKYGGVPPYKETQNYVNKIMNNAGVE, from the coding sequence ATGGATACAACGAGTATTGATACAACTATAAGACGTGTTCAAGAAATAGAAAGTCGGTTAAATTCACTCTTTGGAACAAATAATTCGGCTAATACTTCTTCAGATCAGTCTTTTGGAAATGTATTAAATAACAAAATCAATCTTGATAATTATTTTAATAAAGATGATTCAAGCCTTCCAAACACAACAGAACTGCCGGACGTACCCGAAGCACCCGGTGCTCCAAAAGGAGAAATTTTAAACTTAATTGATAAATATTCCCAAAAATACAACATAGATAAAAACCTTGTAAAAGCAGTAGTAAAACAAGAATCAGGATTTAATTCAAAAGCGGTATCTCCGGTAGGAGCTTTAGGTTTAATGCAGTTAATGCCGTCAACAGCAAAAGGTCTGGGGGTTAGAAATCCATTTGATGCTGAACAGAACATAGCGGGTGGAACAAAATATCTTAAAAATCTTATAAACAAATATGATTCGGTAAAATTGGGTTTAGCCGCTTATAATGCAGGATCGGGGGCAGTTCAAAAATACGGCGGAGTCCCGCCATACAAAGAAACTCAAAATTATGTAAATAAAATCATGAACAATGCGGGAGTTGAATAA
- a CDS encoding DUF721 domain-containing protein produces MKEKNNYFNNIESVLNSVMVEMGLDKGLKQQEFAKLWSKIVGPKFQNSSKVVYIQSRQGEDILTVAVSSSAVAQELSFFKEDIIKKIKVVAKDFNYNIKDILFNSKIWEELKKETKQKTEEENKNFYKIEKNFTEEELNRIELSQSAVLSIKKSLGDQSFYSEELKEKMYNTIIKDLKIQEWRKNNGFPVCSECGITIKYYSPEGENLCPSCKYKK; encoded by the coding sequence TTGAAGGAAAAGAATAATTATTTTAATAACATAGAAAGTGTATTAAACTCTGTAATGGTTGAAATGGGACTAGATAAAGGTCTTAAACAACAGGAATTTGCTAAATTATGGTCAAAAATAGTTGGTCCAAAATTTCAAAATTCGTCTAAAGTTGTTTATATTCAATCAAGACAGGGAGAGGATATATTGACGGTTGCCGTTTCTTCTTCCGCTGTAGCGCAGGAATTGAGTTTTTTCAAAGAAGATATTATAAAAAAAATAAAGGTTGTTGCAAAAGACTTTAATTACAATATAAAAGATATTTTGTTTAATTCAAAAATATGGGAAGAATTAAAAAAAGAAACAAAACAAAAAACAGAAGAAGAAAATAAAAATTTTTATAAAATAGAAAAGAATTTTACAGAGGAAGAATTAAACAGGATAGAACTTTCACAAAGTGCTGTTTTGTCTATAAAAAAGTCTTTAGGGGATCAAAGTTTTTATTCGGAAGAATTAAAAGAAAAAATGTATAACACGATAATAAAAGATTTAAAAATACAGGAATGGCGCAAAAATAACGGTTTTCCCGTATGTTCGGAGTGTGGAATTACTATAAAATATTATTCCCCCGAAGGTGAAAATCTTTGTCCTTCTTGTAAATACAAGAAATAA
- the recF gene encoding DNA replication/repair protein RecF, with protein sequence MIKIFLKKLKLINFRNYDSCEIDFSGNKIILLGKNAQGKTNLLESIYYLATLSSFRANNDSEVIKKGSDSSFLSAELIKNETDIDLSIFINPPKQKLIKVNGLKKSSYSQYLGNLVVVNFGVSDLLLLRGTPSDRRKWLDDAISQIYPSYKDRLGKYNKIKTQRNNLLKEFKGNFHLNKVQQDTLAVFDEQLSVSGSNIIHLRQKYLKEVQKIANLKHKNISQEEKEDLVLEYNSTVSGNFNAREDEIISPENILEEYKTTFEKKRNEEIARFQTVIGPHRDDVSFYINKIEAKSFASQGQQRTIVLALKLSELDFVKNIIGESPILLLDDVLAELDKTRQNYLLKSIKEDTQTIITTTDISGFNEKFLEEVVVYNIESGKII encoded by the coding sequence GTGATAAAAATTTTTCTTAAAAAGTTAAAATTAATAAATTTTAGAAATTATGATTCCTGCGAAATAGATTTTTCAGGAAATAAAATAATACTTTTAGGTAAAAACGCTCAGGGAAAAACAAATTTACTGGAAAGTATTTATTATTTAGCCACCCTTTCTTCTTTTAGAGCTAATAATGATTCAGAAGTTATAAAAAAAGGAAGTGATTCTTCTTTTTTAAGCGCAGAATTAATTAAAAACGAAACAGATATTGATTTAAGCATTTTTATAAATCCGCCAAAACAAAAGCTCATCAAAGTTAACGGATTAAAAAAATCTTCTTATTCCCAATATTTAGGCAATCTTGTCGTTGTAAACTTTGGTGTTTCAGACTTGCTTTTATTAAGAGGAACACCTTCAGATAGAAGAAAATGGCTAGATGATGCAATAAGCCAGATTTATCCTTCTTACAAAGACAGATTAGGTAAATACAACAAGATTAAAACGCAGAGAAATAACTTATTAAAAGAATTTAAAGGCAATTTTCATTTAAACAAAGTACAACAGGATACTTTAGCTGTTTTTGACGAACAACTTTCTGTTTCAGGAAGCAATATTATTCATTTAAGGCAAAAATATCTCAAAGAAGTTCAAAAGATAGCTAATTTAAAACATAAAAACATTTCTCAGGAAGAAAAAGAAGACCTTGTTTTAGAGTATAATTCAACAGTTTCAGGTAATTTTAATGCAAGAGAAGATGAAATAATTTCTCCTGAAAATATTTTAGAAGAATATAAAACAACTTTTGAAAAAAAAAGAAATGAAGAAATAGCAAGGTTTCAAACAGTTATAGGTCCTCATAGAGATGATGTTTCTTTTTATATAAACAAAATAGAGGCAAAAAGTTTTGCTTCGCAGGGTCAGCAAAGAACTATTGTGCTTGCTTTAAAGCTCTCTGAGCTTGATTTTGTAAAAAATATTATAGGCGAAAGTCCGATTTTGCTTTTGGATGATGTTTTAGCGGAACTCGATAAAACCAGACAAAATTATTTGCTGAAATCAATTAAAGAGGATACCCAAACAATCATTACAACAACAGATATTTCGGGTTTTAACGAAAAATTTCTTGAAGAAGTTGTTGTTTATAATATAGAATCAGGAAAGATTATTTAA